CCGATCCGCGCACCGCCCGCCTGAAGCACGACATCTTCGCCGAGGATCTGCCCAGCTCTGCCTGGCTCGCCGGACTCCTCGCCGCGGACGGACATATCAGCACAAACCTGAAGGGCCTCACCATCGCCCAATCGGGGCCCGGCGGACGAGCGTTGATCGAAGAGATCCGCCGACTGACAAATCACAGGTTGGCCATATCCGTGCAGCAACCCGCACGGGGACGACCCTCCTACTCGATCCACTTCAGTTCCGCGCAGATGGTCAGCGACCTCCAGCAACGCTTCCGGATAACCACACGCAAGTCACTGACGTACGAGTGGCCCGACCCGCCCGGCCACCTCACCACCGCTTTCCTGCGGGGCTATGTCGACGGTGACGGATGCGTGGGCATCTACCCCACGCCTCAGGGCAACCCGATGCTGCATCTGTCCTTCGCCGGTACACCCCACTTCATCCAGGGCGCGATGCGAACCGTTCCAGCGCACGGCCTCTACCGCGTGATCAAACGCTGCAAATCATTGGCGGAGGCTCGCTACAACGGGCGGCACGCGTGGCGGGCGGCCAACTGGATCTTCTCCGACGCGGCCCTGTTCCGGTCAGAGAAGGCACGAAACGTCGACCGTTACCGCGCGGTTCTGGAAACGGATCCGCCCGCCTGGCACGAATGGGCACGACAGCGGGCGGTCGCGATGTCACACCTCGGCGCAGGCGAGACTGTCGCCGCCGCCGC
Above is a genomic segment from Actinoplanes ianthinogenes containing:
- a CDS encoding helix-turn-helix domain-containing protein, whose amino-acid sequence is MSSLMRSRQNGRFLPDPRTARLKHDIFAEDLPSSAWLAGLLAADGHISTNLKGLTIAQSGPGGRALIEEIRRLTNHRLAISVQQPARGRPSYSIHFSSAQMVSDLQQRFRITTRKSLTYEWPDPPGHLTTAFLRGYVDGDGCVGIYPTPQGNPMLHLSFAGTPHFIQGAMRTVPAHGLYRVIKRCKSLAEARYNGRHAWRAANWIFSDAALFRSEKARNVDRYRAVLETDPPAWHEWARQRAVAMSHLGAGETVAAAAEAAGVCEQTVYTWLARRRNGR